In one Silene latifolia isolate original U9 population chromosome 10, ASM4854445v1, whole genome shotgun sequence genomic region, the following are encoded:
- the LOC141605932 gene encoding uncharacterized protein LOC141605932: MVTHSLSSILSPNPPPSTTTTTAITTADTLSPPYNLRFTDFSRRNPTPLFNHHCRRRQFLPPPRVSTFFRPSENDGDGGDVDTTSAEQFFENNSIADFMRFKKRANDGGGDGELQTAVVRFRKKFPWSILRPFLQVDLVSTIHIADKEYFDTLQKELEHYDCVLYEMVTSRESLEQRRYTVAKKRLKSSRSRGFSIIGFIQRQMAQILTLDFQLDCLDYQAENWYHADLDFETFKLLQLERGESFFTFARDMTIKSTKAMMQPTIPENLDPWRSKLLWASRVLPMPLVGLLIIGGICTDGGDQVTEYPELDALSRLDFGAAMKLFLAKRLTSEFTQVTADVEEKSVIIGERNRAATEALQRAMDEGHNKIAILYGGGHMPDLGRRLTVDFDLVPSQVHWITAWSIRKRDLKSNSIPILQTMAEVSGWPLNRYQTLGLLIFSSVLAVDLWFWELFFGTAVNWVSQVASDTALYFGH, translated from the exons ATGGTaactcactctctctcttccaTCCTCTCTCCTAATCcacctccctccaccaccacaaccaccgcaATTACCACCGCCGACACTCTCTCTCCTCCCTATAACCTTCGTTTCACCGACTTCTCTCGCCGGAATCCTACACCTCTCTTTAACCACCACTGCCGTCGCCGCCAATTTCTCCCCCCTCCTCGCGTCTCCACCTTCTTCAGGCCGTCCGAAAACGACGGAGACGGCGGCGATGTCGATACTACGTCGGCGGAGCAGTTTTTCGAGAATAACTCCATTGCTGATTTCATGAGGTTTAAGAAGCGAGCTAATGATGGAGGTGGTGATGGTGAGTTGCAGACGGCTGTTGTTCGGTTTCGAAAGAAATTTCCTTGGTCCATTCTTCGTCCTTTCCTTCAG GTTGATTTGGTTTCCACCATTCACATTGCCGATAAAGA ATACTTTGATACTTTACAGAAGGAACTTGAACACTATGATTGTGTACTTTATGAGATGGTGACTAGCCGAGAGAGTTTAGAGCAGCGTAGATATACTGTAGCTAAAAAGAGGCTTAAATCTTCACGTTCAAGAGGATTTAGCATTATTGGGTTTATTCAGAGACAGATGGCTCAAATACTAACACTCGATTTCCAGTTAGATTGTCTTGATTACCAGGCAGAAAATTGGTATCACGCTGACTTAGATTTTGAGACCTTCAAATTACTTCAG CTAGAAAGAGGTGAAAGCTTCTTTACATTTGCAAGAGACATGACTATAAAATCTACAAAAGCAATGATGCAACCAACAATTCCTGAAAATCTCGACCCTTGGAGATCCAAGCTCTTATGGGCATCTCGTGTTCTTCCTATGCCACTTGTGGGTCTTCTTATTATTGGAGGCATCTGTACTGATGGTGGAGATCAGGTAACAGAATACCCCGAGCTAGATGCTTTATCCAGGCTTGATTTTGGTGCTGCAATGAAATTGTTCCTGGCAAAGCGCCTTACATCTGA GTTCACCCAAGTGACAGCAGATGTGGAAGAGAAGTCGGTTATCATCGGTGAGAGGAACAGGGCGGCAACAGAAGCCCTTCAAAGAGCAATGGATGAAGGGCACAACAAGATAGCCATACTTTATGGAGGCGGGCACATGCCAGATCTTGGCAGACGATTGACGGTTGACTTTGACCTCGTGCCCTCTCAAGTCCACTGGATAACTGCATGGTCAATAAGGAAGCGGGATTTGAAGAGCAACTCAATTCCGATTCTACAGACCATGGCTGAAGTCTCCGGTTGGCCGTTAAATAGGTACCAAACTCTGGGACTCCTTATATTTTCGTCAGTGCTTGCTGTAGATCTTTGGTTTTGGGAGCTATTTTTTGGAACAGCGGTTAATTGGGTCTCTCAAGTCGCATCAGATACTGCACTGTACTTCGGCCATTGA
- the LOC141605933 gene encoding polyol transporter 5-like isoform X1: protein MDEHGVEPKNGGISPTRKIVKLNGYALACAILASTNSILLGYDIGVMSGAVLYIRENLKLSSIQEELLIGSLNVCSLIGSLLSGKTSDILGRRYTIVLAATTFFAGALLMGLAPSYPFLMAGRVVAGIGVGYSLMIAPVYTAEISPAMSRGFLSSLPEVFITVGILLGYVVNYALSGVSSKYNWRIMLLLAAIPAIAVGLGVIVMPESPRWLVMKKRLSEAKRVLVKTSESDQEAEERLGEITRAWELNGSSNNNVGQGVWKELIWRPTRPTRRILVAAIGINFFMQASGNDAVIYYLPEVFKAAGIHKKKELFAINVIMGTAKASCVMISALFLDKFGRRPLLLLGSSGMAVALLVLGLGSKFLEHPTHKPTWAIVICVVAVCADVSFFSIGLGPITWVYSSEIFPLRLRAQGTSLAVSVNRLVSGVVSMTFLTITKKLSFGGMFFVLSGVMVVATVFFFFMMPETKGRNLEDIGKLFEDKRTSDEGREMLDK from the exons ATGGATGAACATGGAGTTGAACCGAAAAATGGAGGAATTAGTCCTACAAGAAAGATAGTTAAGCTTAATGGTTATGCTTTGGCTTGTGCTATATTGGCATCCACTAATTCAATTCTTCTTGGATATG ATATTGGAGTAATGAGTGGAGCAGTCCTATACATAAGAGAAAACCTCAAACTAAGCTCAATCCAAGAAGAACTCCTAATAGGCTCCTTAAACGTATGCTCCTTAATCGGCTCCCTCCTTTCCGGCAAAACATCCGACATTCTCGGCCGACGTTACACAATCGTCCTCGCAGCAACAACCTTCTTTGCCGGAGCCCTACTAATGGGTCTAGCCCCGTCATACCCGTTCCTCATGGCAGGTCGAGTTGTGGCAGGAATCGGAGTTGGCTACTCCCTAATGATAGCACCAGTGTATACAGCAGAGATATCCCCTGCAATGTCACGCGGGTTCTTAAGCTCGTTGCCCGAGGTTTTTATTACCGTTGGGATATTGTTGGGTTACGTCGTGAATTATGCATTGTCTGGGGTTTCTAGTAAGTATAATTGGAGGATTATGCTTTTGTTGGCCGCGATTCCTGCTATCGCGGTTGGATTGGGGGTAATTGTTATGCCCGAGTCGCCTCGGTGGCTTGTGATGAAAAAGAGGTTGAGTGAGGCTAAGAGGGTTTTGGTTAAGACATCTGAGAGTGATCAAGAAGCTGAGGAAAGACTTGGTGAAATTACTAGAGCTTGGGAACTTAATG GGTCAAGCAACAATAATGTTGGGCAAGGTGTATGGAAGGAGCTAATATGGAGACCAACTCGGCCGACCCGTCGCATTCTAGTGGCTGCCATAGGAATCAACTTCTTCATGCAAGCCTCTGGCAATGACGCGGTGATATACTACCTGCCGGAAGTGTTCAAGGCGGCCGGAATTCACAAGAAGAAAGAGCTCTTTGCCATCAATGTTATAATGGGAACAGCCAAAGCCTCCTGTGTTATGATCTCAGCTCtatttttggacaagtttggtaGAAGGCCACTTCTTCTATTGGGTTCAAGTGGTATGGCAGTGGCCTTATTGGTTTTGGGCCTTGGGTCCAAGTTTCTTGAACACCCAACCCACAAGCCAACTTGGGCCATAGTAATATGTGTGGTCGCGGTGTGTGCTGACGTGTCATTCTTTTCGATCGGGCTTGGACCTATCACTTGGGTTTACTCGTCGGAGATCTTTCCGTTGAGGCTCCGAGCCCAAGGAACGAGTTTGGCAGTTTCGGTTAATAGGTTGGTTAGTGGGGTGGTTTCCATGACGTTTCTAACTATTACAAAGAAGCTGAGTTTTGGTGGGATGTTTTTTGTGTTGTCTGGGGTTATGGTGGTGGCGACTGTGTTTTTCTTCTTTATGATGCCAGAGACTAAAGGGAGAAACTTGGAGGACATAGGGAAACTCTTCGAAGATAAGAGAACTAGTGATGAGGGAAGGGAGATGCTTGATAAGTGA
- the LOC141605933 gene encoding polyol transporter 5-like isoform X2, producing MSGAVLYIRENLKLSSIQEELLIGSLNVCSLIGSLLSGKTSDILGRRYTIVLAATTFFAGALLMGLAPSYPFLMAGRVVAGIGVGYSLMIAPVYTAEISPAMSRGFLSSLPEVFITVGILLGYVVNYALSGVSSKYNWRIMLLLAAIPAIAVGLGVIVMPESPRWLVMKKRLSEAKRVLVKTSESDQEAEERLGEITRAWELNGSSNNNVGQGVWKELIWRPTRPTRRILVAAIGINFFMQASGNDAVIYYLPEVFKAAGIHKKKELFAINVIMGTAKASCVMISALFLDKFGRRPLLLLGSSGMAVALLVLGLGSKFLEHPTHKPTWAIVICVVAVCADVSFFSIGLGPITWVYSSEIFPLRLRAQGTSLAVSVNRLVSGVVSMTFLTITKKLSFGGMFFVLSGVMVVATVFFFFMMPETKGRNLEDIGKLFEDKRTSDEGREMLDK from the exons ATGAGTGGAGCAGTCCTATACATAAGAGAAAACCTCAAACTAAGCTCAATCCAAGAAGAACTCCTAATAGGCTCCTTAAACGTATGCTCCTTAATCGGCTCCCTCCTTTCCGGCAAAACATCCGACATTCTCGGCCGACGTTACACAATCGTCCTCGCAGCAACAACCTTCTTTGCCGGAGCCCTACTAATGGGTCTAGCCCCGTCATACCCGTTCCTCATGGCAGGTCGAGTTGTGGCAGGAATCGGAGTTGGCTACTCCCTAATGATAGCACCAGTGTATACAGCAGAGATATCCCCTGCAATGTCACGCGGGTTCTTAAGCTCGTTGCCCGAGGTTTTTATTACCGTTGGGATATTGTTGGGTTACGTCGTGAATTATGCATTGTCTGGGGTTTCTAGTAAGTATAATTGGAGGATTATGCTTTTGTTGGCCGCGATTCCTGCTATCGCGGTTGGATTGGGGGTAATTGTTATGCCCGAGTCGCCTCGGTGGCTTGTGATGAAAAAGAGGTTGAGTGAGGCTAAGAGGGTTTTGGTTAAGACATCTGAGAGTGATCAAGAAGCTGAGGAAAGACTTGGTGAAATTACTAGAGCTTGGGAACTTAATG GGTCAAGCAACAATAATGTTGGGCAAGGTGTATGGAAGGAGCTAATATGGAGACCAACTCGGCCGACCCGTCGCATTCTAGTGGCTGCCATAGGAATCAACTTCTTCATGCAAGCCTCTGGCAATGACGCGGTGATATACTACCTGCCGGAAGTGTTCAAGGCGGCCGGAATTCACAAGAAGAAAGAGCTCTTTGCCATCAATGTTATAATGGGAACAGCCAAAGCCTCCTGTGTTATGATCTCAGCTCtatttttggacaagtttggtaGAAGGCCACTTCTTCTATTGGGTTCAAGTGGTATGGCAGTGGCCTTATTGGTTTTGGGCCTTGGGTCCAAGTTTCTTGAACACCCAACCCACAAGCCAACTTGGGCCATAGTAATATGTGTGGTCGCGGTGTGTGCTGACGTGTCATTCTTTTCGATCGGGCTTGGACCTATCACTTGGGTTTACTCGTCGGAGATCTTTCCGTTGAGGCTCCGAGCCCAAGGAACGAGTTTGGCAGTTTCGGTTAATAGGTTGGTTAGTGGGGTGGTTTCCATGACGTTTCTAACTATTACAAAGAAGCTGAGTTTTGGTGGGATGTTTTTTGTGTTGTCTGGGGTTATGGTGGTGGCGACTGTGTTTTTCTTCTTTATGATGCCAGAGACTAAAGGGAGAAACTTGGAGGACATAGGGAAACTCTTCGAAGATAAGAGAACTAGTGATGAGGGAAGGGAGATGCTTGATAAGTGA